From a single Lolium rigidum isolate FL_2022 chromosome 7, APGP_CSIRO_Lrig_0.1, whole genome shotgun sequence genomic region:
- the LOC124677677 gene encoding uncharacterized protein slr1919-like isoform X2, whose translation MAGPTSRLLLLSRGADLARHRHRHGLLLLRSLQPYGASADPSPRPFSAASPVRSYSSAFTSVHGGRPSSEYAKIRKESLETQFGRILGSSSRTLFADRGFGPFLALYRAATISFHVVKLTVWHLLLSDMRKRAEKFRETLIRLGPFYIKLGQALSTRPDILPSAYCQELSKLQDQIPPFPTRIAVRTIESELGSRISDLFADISPEPVAAASLGQVYKAHLHSGELVAVKVQRPGMAPLLTLDALLFNMIGGQLKRFAKARKDLLVAVNEIVRHMFDEIDYVLEAKNAERFAILYSHGGEGGTSIKVPKVYWNYTRKSILALEWIDGIKLTDAERISKANLNRKRMIDEGLYCSLRQLLEDGFFHADPHPGNLVATADGSLAYFDFGMMGDIPRHYRVGLIQMLVHYVNRDSLGLANDFHSLGFVPEGTDLHAVASALRVAFDDGRRQSNDFQGVMSHLYDVMYDFNFSLPPDYALVIRALGSLEGTAKALDPDFKVIESAYPFVIGRLLADPSPDMRKILRELLICDDGSIRWNRLERLIAAISQQAAESSNKQGDENTASSSEWRSFDIHSVVAATEDLFHFILSRKGWRVRVFLIQDIVKASDAFLQEATFPFIFDEEETTGEQHPERSKMIRRLINGVQSFRQATSLAPNAWSSMLIRSVLRPESQRFILDVFLALANHSCYKVPETCWICMSRYLNYLDKQSR comes from the exons ATGGCGGGCCCCACctcgcggctcctcctcctctcccgcggcGCCGACCtcgcccgccaccgccaccgccacggcctcctcctcctccgctccctccagCCCTACGGCGCCAGCGCTGATCCCTCCCCGCGGCCCTTCTCCGCCGCCTCACCTGTCAGGAG CTATTCAAGTGCGTTCACAAGTGTGCATGGTGGGAGGCCATCATCAGAATACGCAAAGATCAGAAAGGAGTCGCTGGAAACCCAGTTCGGAAGAATCTTGGGTTCAAGTTCTCGTACACTCTTTGCAGACCGTGGCTTTGGTCCATTCCTTGCGCTGTACAGGGCAGCAACTATCTCTTTTCACGTCGTGAAGCTTACTGTCTGGCATTTACTGCTCAGTGACATGCGTAAACGAGCTGAGAAG TTCCGAGAGACTTTGATACGCTTGGGGCCATTTTACATCAAG CTTGGACAGGCATTGAGCACGCGACCTGATATATTGCCCAGCGCATATTGTCAAGAGCTCTCGAAGCTTCAG GATCAAATACCACCATTTCCAACTCGTATAGCAGTCAGGACTATTGAGTCTGAACTGGGATCTCGAATTTCTGATCTATTTGCCGATATCAGCCCAGAGCCAGTTGCGGCAGCATCACTGGGGCAAGTATACAAAG CTCATCTACACTCTGGAGAGCTTGTCGCAGTCAAAGTTCAGAGGCCTGGAATGGCGCCCTTGCTGACTTTAGATGCACTCCTTTTCAATATGATTGGAGGACAGCTAAAACGATTTGCTAAGGCCCGCAAAGATTTACTGGTAGCTGTTAATGAAATT GTTAGGCACATGTTTGATGAGATCGATTATGTTTTAGAAGCAAAAAATGCTGAAAGATTTGCGATCCTTTATTCTCATG GTGGTGAAGGCGGGACAAGTATCAAGGTTCCAAAGGTCTATTGGAATTATACACGTAAATCTATATTAGCACTGGAATGGATTGACGGGATCAAGCTAACTGATGCTGAGCGCATCAGCAAAGCCAATCTAAACAGGAAAAGGATGATTGATGAG GGTCTCTATTGCTCGCTGAGACAACTTCTGGAAGATGGGTTTTTCCATGCAGACCCCCATCCAGGTAATCTGGTGGCTACTGCAGACGGATCTCTGGCATATTTTGACTTTGGTATGATGGGTGATATTCCAAGACACTATCGAGTAGGACTCATACAAATG CTTGTGCACTATGTTAATCGTGACTCCTTGGGCTTGGCGAACGACTTCCATTCCCTGGGATTCGTCCCCGAGGGAACAGACCTACATGCAGTTGCAAGTGCGTTGAGGGTTGCCTTTGATGATGGAAGGAGGCAATCAAATGATTTCCAG GGGGTAATGAGCCATCTGTATGACGTCATGTATGATTTTAATTTTTCACTGCCTCCTGATTATGCACTGGTGATAAGAGCACTGGGTTCTTTAGAAGGGACGGCAAAAGCACTGGATCCTGATTTCAAAGTTATTGAGAGTGCATATCCATTTGTCATTGGGAGGCTCCTTGCAGACCCCAGTCCCGATATGAGGAAAATACTGAGGGAGCTTCTGATATGTGATGATGGATCTATCAGATGGAATCGACTGGAGCGCCTG ATTGCAGCTATATCTCAACAGGCGGCAGAATCTTCGAACAAACAGGGAGACGAAAATACTGCCAGCAGTTCTGAGTGGAGATCGTTTGATATTCATTCTGTTGTTGCAGCCACAGAAGACCTTTTTCATTTCATTTTATCGAGGAAAGGCTGGAGGGTTCGTGTTTTCCTAATCCAGGACATCGTGAAGGCTTCTGATGCGTTCTTACAAGAAGCAACATTTCCGTTTATATTTGATGAAGAGGAAACTACAGGGGAGCAACATCCAGAG AGAAGTAAAATGATCAGAAGGTTGATAAATGGTGTTCAATCTTTTCGTCAAGCAACCAGTTTGGCCCCAAATGCATGGAGTTCGATGCTAATCCGTTCTGTCCTGAGACCTGAGTCACAAAGATTCATTCTTGATGTATTCCTAGCCTTGGCGAACCATTCCTGTTATAAGGTTCCAGAAACGTGCTGGATTTGTATGTCCAGATACCTGAACTATCTGGACAAGCAATCGAGATAG
- the LOC124677677 gene encoding uncharacterized protein slr1919-like isoform X1: protein MAGPTSRLLLLSRGADLARHRHRHGLLLLRSLQPYGASADPSPRPFSAASPVRSYSSAFTSVHGGRPSSEYAKIRKESLETQFGRILGSSSRTLFADRGFGPFLALYRAATISFHVVKLTVWHLLLSDMRKRAEKFRETLIRLGPFYIKLGQALSTRPDILPSAYCQELSKLQDQIPPFPTRIAVRTIESELGSRISDLFADISPEPVAAASLGQVYKAHLHSGELVAVKVQRPGMAPLLTLDALLFNMIGGQLKRFAKARKDLLVAVNEIVRHMFDEIDYVLEAKNAERFAILYSHGSGGEGGTSIKVPKVYWNYTRKSILALEWIDGIKLTDAERISKANLNRKRMIDEGLYCSLRQLLEDGFFHADPHPGNLVATADGSLAYFDFGMMGDIPRHYRVGLIQMLVHYVNRDSLGLANDFHSLGFVPEGTDLHAVASALRVAFDDGRRQSNDFQGVMSHLYDVMYDFNFSLPPDYALVIRALGSLEGTAKALDPDFKVIESAYPFVIGRLLADPSPDMRKILRELLICDDGSIRWNRLERLIAAISQQAAESSNKQGDENTASSSEWRSFDIHSVVAATEDLFHFILSRKGWRVRVFLIQDIVKASDAFLQEATFPFIFDEEETTGEQHPERSKMIRRLINGVQSFRQATSLAPNAWSSMLIRSVLRPESQRFILDVFLALANHSCYKVPETCWICMSRYLNYLDKQSR from the exons ATGGCGGGCCCCACctcgcggctcctcctcctctcccgcggcGCCGACCtcgcccgccaccgccaccgccacggcctcctcctcctccgctccctccagCCCTACGGCGCCAGCGCTGATCCCTCCCCGCGGCCCTTCTCCGCCGCCTCACCTGTCAGGAG CTATTCAAGTGCGTTCACAAGTGTGCATGGTGGGAGGCCATCATCAGAATACGCAAAGATCAGAAAGGAGTCGCTGGAAACCCAGTTCGGAAGAATCTTGGGTTCAAGTTCTCGTACACTCTTTGCAGACCGTGGCTTTGGTCCATTCCTTGCGCTGTACAGGGCAGCAACTATCTCTTTTCACGTCGTGAAGCTTACTGTCTGGCATTTACTGCTCAGTGACATGCGTAAACGAGCTGAGAAG TTCCGAGAGACTTTGATACGCTTGGGGCCATTTTACATCAAG CTTGGACAGGCATTGAGCACGCGACCTGATATATTGCCCAGCGCATATTGTCAAGAGCTCTCGAAGCTTCAG GATCAAATACCACCATTTCCAACTCGTATAGCAGTCAGGACTATTGAGTCTGAACTGGGATCTCGAATTTCTGATCTATTTGCCGATATCAGCCCAGAGCCAGTTGCGGCAGCATCACTGGGGCAAGTATACAAAG CTCATCTACACTCTGGAGAGCTTGTCGCAGTCAAAGTTCAGAGGCCTGGAATGGCGCCCTTGCTGACTTTAGATGCACTCCTTTTCAATATGATTGGAGGACAGCTAAAACGATTTGCTAAGGCCCGCAAAGATTTACTGGTAGCTGTTAATGAAATT GTTAGGCACATGTTTGATGAGATCGATTATGTTTTAGAAGCAAAAAATGCTGAAAGATTTGCGATCCTTTATTCTCATG GTTCAGGTGGTGAAGGCGGGACAAGTATCAAGGTTCCAAAGGTCTATTGGAATTATACACGTAAATCTATATTAGCACTGGAATGGATTGACGGGATCAAGCTAACTGATGCTGAGCGCATCAGCAAAGCCAATCTAAACAGGAAAAGGATGATTGATGAG GGTCTCTATTGCTCGCTGAGACAACTTCTGGAAGATGGGTTTTTCCATGCAGACCCCCATCCAGGTAATCTGGTGGCTACTGCAGACGGATCTCTGGCATATTTTGACTTTGGTATGATGGGTGATATTCCAAGACACTATCGAGTAGGACTCATACAAATG CTTGTGCACTATGTTAATCGTGACTCCTTGGGCTTGGCGAACGACTTCCATTCCCTGGGATTCGTCCCCGAGGGAACAGACCTACATGCAGTTGCAAGTGCGTTGAGGGTTGCCTTTGATGATGGAAGGAGGCAATCAAATGATTTCCAG GGGGTAATGAGCCATCTGTATGACGTCATGTATGATTTTAATTTTTCACTGCCTCCTGATTATGCACTGGTGATAAGAGCACTGGGTTCTTTAGAAGGGACGGCAAAAGCACTGGATCCTGATTTCAAAGTTATTGAGAGTGCATATCCATTTGTCATTGGGAGGCTCCTTGCAGACCCCAGTCCCGATATGAGGAAAATACTGAGGGAGCTTCTGATATGTGATGATGGATCTATCAGATGGAATCGACTGGAGCGCCTG ATTGCAGCTATATCTCAACAGGCGGCAGAATCTTCGAACAAACAGGGAGACGAAAATACTGCCAGCAGTTCTGAGTGGAGATCGTTTGATATTCATTCTGTTGTTGCAGCCACAGAAGACCTTTTTCATTTCATTTTATCGAGGAAAGGCTGGAGGGTTCGTGTTTTCCTAATCCAGGACATCGTGAAGGCTTCTGATGCGTTCTTACAAGAAGCAACATTTCCGTTTATATTTGATGAAGAGGAAACTACAGGGGAGCAACATCCAGAG AGAAGTAAAATGATCAGAAGGTTGATAAATGGTGTTCAATCTTTTCGTCAAGCAACCAGTTTGGCCCCAAATGCATGGAGTTCGATGCTAATCCGTTCTGTCCTGAGACCTGAGTCACAAAGATTCATTCTTGATGTATTCCTAGCCTTGGCGAACCATTCCTGTTATAAGGTTCCAGAAACGTGCTGGATTTGTATGTCCAGATACCTGAACTATCTGGACAAGCAATCGAGATAG
- the LOC124678280 gene encoding uncharacterized protein LOC124678280 — protein MGGHLYALDFDGVLCDSCGESSLSAVKAAKVRWPWVFELVDATMEGWIVEQMYTLRPVVETGYENLLLVRLLVEILVPSARHSSVSEGLSVQEILENWLKLKPTIMSEWNEDRDSLVDLFGRIRDDWIENDLPGWIGANRFYPGTADALKFSSSEIYIVTTKQGRFAEALLKELAGIEIPSERIYGLGTGPKVKVLQQLQQMPQHQGLTLHFIEDRLATLKNVIKEPALERWNLYLVNWGYNTPKEREEASDISRVKVIDLSDFSRNLK, from the exons ATGGGCGGCCACCTCTACGCGCTCGACTTTGACGGCGTCCTCTGCGATAGCTGCGGCGAAAGCTCACTCTCCGCCGTTAAG GCTGCAAAGGTCCGATGGCCTTGGGTGTTTGAGCTTGTCGACGCCACCATGGAGGGGTGGATTGTGGAGCAAATGTACACT CTTCGTCCGGTCGTGGAAACAGGATATGAGAATCTCTTGCTTGTTAGGTTGCTTGTTGAGATCCTGGTACCGTCTGCTCGACATTCATCG GTTTCAGAAGGGCTCAGCGTCCAAGAAATATTAGAGAACTGGTTAAAACTGAAGCCGACCATCATGTCTGAATGGAATGAAGATAGGGACTCTCTAGTTGATCTATTTGGCCGCATAAGGGATGACTGGATTGAAAATGATTTGCCTGGCTGGATTGGCGCTAACAG ATTTTATCCGGGAACAGCTGATGCATTGAAATTTTCAAGCTCGGAAATTTACATAGTCACTACTAAACAG GGCAGATTTGCTGAAGCACTACTGAAAGAATTGGCTGGAATAGAGATTCCGTCTGAAAGGATATATGGCCTTGGCACTGG CCCAAAGGTAAAAGTTCTCCAGCAACTGCAGCAAATGCCGCAGCATCAAGGCCTGACACTTCA TTTTATTGAGGATCGCCTCGCAACTTTGAAGAATGTGATCAAGGAGCCGGCACTGGAACGATGGAACCTCTACCTGG TGAATTGGGGATACAACACACCTAAAGAGAGGGAGGAAGCAAGCGACATATCAAGAGTCAAAGTCATTGATCTCTCTGACTTCAGCAGAAATCTTAAATAG